A window of Daucus carota subsp. sativus chromosome 2, DH1 v3.0, whole genome shotgun sequence genomic DNA:
ATCTTCATCGTTTAACATCCAATATTGAGATAAGGGTCttgtattaataaatttatattatatcaaaaaaaaattatatataaatatggaaGGCCTCATTTTTAAGTTTTGCTTAGGGCCCCAAATTTGGTTGAGCCGGCCCTGTCTCTGCCACTGCCAGAAGGTAGCCGTGTGCGTTGAAAGATTATTTATAAGAAGTTCCAGAATATAGAGAGAGAAGGGAAGCATGAGGGACTATAACTATATGGCCTGCTAAATCATTAGTAGGACACTTTAAGTATAACAGATACGCAGAAAATACAAACACTAGCAGGAGAGCTAGTTACCTGGCTTCTTGTCAATCCGCTTTTTACCGCAAGCAAATGTTTGTCTGCATCTTTCGGATACCTACAACCATTAATTTACTTGATTGAAAAGATCTTTGAAATTGTTGAGAAAATAGCATTTCATTAAAACTATCTGCAGTTAATATCAAGAGAGCATTCTTGTGTGCTAAAAAACAACCTCAGCAACATAAATTACTCATAACAAATAAATGCTAGAATCTTTTAAGGTAAAGTGCTTACGGATGAAGAAAATTCTGAAACATCCATGCCCTTAAAACTGAGACAGATCTTTCAGGCAGGCCTCTTTGGGGTCTCCATAATTGATGGTCTTTTTGCCTCAGCTGCTGGAGGGCCCACTGCTTCTGAATAAAAGATGTTTCAAATGACCTCTCCTCTTCTTCACTACCTCCTTCGTTTACATGCACTCCTAAAGACAGAATATAATTGCTTATTCTCTCCCGCAGGCTTTGATACAAGAGAGAGATAGTTTGAAGAGCAAGTCGAGCATGTATTTGAGGATCCAATTCAGTTACAGCATGGAATGCTGATATTACTTTATGGATTTCATCCAATGATTGGTTGTATCTATTATCCACCTGCATTTTAACCATATCATGAAGATGAGCATGATGTTGAACTAAAGATTTCAGTGCTTTCATTGAGTACAAAAAATCATATTGATGTAATATATAACTGTATATGTGTGTGCGCACGCGTGCGCATGTGTCATGTGTATTAAACAATAACAAGATTCCAAACTGAGAAAAAAACAAATTACCAGAAATAGAAATACTTATGTTTGGTGATTCACTTTCAAGAATTTTAGATTGGAACTGAAAGATGAAAGCATGCTTGAATTtcgaatattaattatatttcatgCAGCAATCCAATCTACTAGTTTTATATGGGGTTGCCAAGCTCACTATATTTCAAACTAAAATTGTAATTGCCAAGAGTTTTTTGTCGAGAAAATACCATCTCTAGTAAATTAATCAAATGCTTCTTCTTTGCTGCAGCTTCCTGTTCACACGTCATAAGGTCATTGCCAATTGTTCCCGTTACTGTTTTTTGTCTTCCAGTGGACAGATTAAAAGAGAATGAGAAGTTCTCCTCTGGTACAGGCGCACTAGTTGGGCAGCTTGAACGACCGGAATTTCCAAGTGAATACCTTGCTATTCCTGCAAGAATTTCTTGCATCTCACTAAGAAATCTTCCGCCTGATAAGAAATCTGAAAGCTGGACAGGATTTTTGCCAAAAGTTGAAGACATATTTTTGCTGTTAAAGGAAGTTTGCTCTATGCCCAGTTGTTTTCCATGCAAAGACTGGCAACTTAAACCCGAAGCACTCATCCCTGAACAATGTTCTACAATTGTTGTTCCCCCAAGTGTTGCAGGCTGGCTTGTTAGAAGACTCAAGGACAGCCCGTTGCTATATTTGGAGGAGTCAGAGGTATTATCAGAGCCTATGTTATTTTCTGATGATGTCCACCCATTATGGTCCATGTTTCCCATGTTCTGGTAAGCTTCAAGTCCAATCCTCTGGGGAACTGTCCCAGCCGATTGAGGAGCAGCAAACTTGTGGGAGCCCCATTTACAGCTAACATTGCCAAGCATCACATCATTATTATAGTCCATAGAAGTTCCATATGAACTTTGTACTAAATCAGCATATTCGTTTGAACCTAAAATTTCTGGAACTTCTCTATGATGTCCTGAATACCCCAGCCTCTCTATATCATTTAAATTTCTATGATTCCCATATCTTCCAGCCAAAAGGGTTGCGAGGGAAGTAGTAGAATTGTGCATTCCTGCCATGAATCGAACATCAGCCTCTTTGTTACTTGGTGAACCTGGTGGGCAGATTGAGGTATTTCCTGTGACATTTCTGCCAGGTTGTGGACCTTTAAGAACCAGTGCATTAGAAGTATCAAACCCAGCATGACTTGTCAACTGATGGACATCATGAAGTTCATCTGGGGTTTCAACTTGCATCACAGAAAGTGCTGGAAATCCAGCCATTATCTGGTTTTGGTTGGTTAGATCATGTGGATGGGACTGAAGGAAGGAAAACAAGGTGGAAGACAAAACATTTCCACTTCCAGCAACAGGGTTCTGGTAGACCGTGTCTGCTGGCACACCAAATATATCGTTATCCATTATAGTATGCGAGAACTAAAATTTGAGAAGAACCTTAAGAGTTGGAAGCTTCTTAGTACATAACATGCCACTTCTGTTACAAAAGATCTCTCAATTTTCAGGAAACAGGTTACAATCAAGTAATCTTAATGTCCTAATTAGCTCTGCACCACTCAATAAGCTTGCAAGTCTGCAACAGGATGTGCAAAAATTATTAGTAACAATCAGCTCAGGCGAGAAGACaaatgttaaatatttgaaaGGTAGAATATTTATCATTTCCTCTGCAAAACATGTATCTTTTGTATATGCAAAATGATAGCAAACTATGAATAaatatcaacaaaaaataagaaaaaaccaattttaaagaaaaatcataTACCAACTTATTTTAGCTGCCTATCAAATCTTGTGACTAACATGGTGAGAGTACTACTAGGTTACACAAAAGAATCAAATCAACTAGGATCAAAATTCTACCCAACACCTTCATGTTAATGCAAATGGGAGTACATTACTCACCTCTTTAACATGAGGCCACTGTATAGAACTTAATTACCGGAACAAGAAAGCCTAGACTATGGTGCCTAACTTCATCTAAAGCTTAAGCGACACATATCCATTCCTAGACATTATATACATATGTTACTAACTGtttatatcaaaattcaaaGCCTAACCTCACCAAAAGTGTAATAAAGTGTACAGTTATTAACTGTATGAGTTTGGCAACCTAGCTTGTGGTCAATCCAGGAGAGCTTAAGTTGCGacacaaaaaaaacacaaaattgGAGAATTTGAGTTCTCGCTAGAAAAGCTATAACCCCTAGCACATAGGTGGGGCAACTAAGTAACAACATTTAGGCCACTTAAAAAGAAACGATCTGCCAGTTCTACATAATGGTTCCCTGTTTTTTGAGTGTTTATCTTCATCTTATTAAAAGAGAATTTCAGTGTCATTACTTGCTACTGTAAATGTTAATCATAATGCTGTATTGCACCTTTTATCAGAAAATCATGATGCAGTTAAAATCAACTAAACTACAAAGATAAAACTAGAGCAGTAAGATATTTCAACATTGTCCCGGTATATACCTCACCTTCAAACTACAAGAAACGTCAAGGAAAACAAATGCAAAGTTAGACCAAAAAGCCGAAGATACATGTAAAGAACAATCAAGATACATTAGATCAGAAAAATCAGCCACAGAGTTTAAAGATGATCCATAGAAGAGAATGCATAACTGGCAACCTTTATGCACATACAAGGGAAGTTAAATTATGAAACCAACCTTTATGATTGCAAAGAATGTGGATCACAATTCACCACAAGAGATCAAATTCTTGGACATGTTGGGGTCTTGTTTAACATTGATCAGGTATATAAGGGGTCATGCTCATAAGAAATTAGAAAAGGGAGAGGCAGGGTGGGCAGTTTCTGTATGAATTGACACACCTATATGTAGTTTTCCTCAAAGAAACCAAAACAAGGCAATGATGTacaaagttcaaaagaaatcaTTGTTTTCCCTTTCTCCCAAACAGTACAAAATCAAAAGTTAAGAAACAGTGCTAAAAGAGAGGTTGAATGTTTCTCCTTTAACATAAACAACAAGATGTGAAAGCACACAAGGACTCATGCACTCACATTGCCATCCTCACAAACTCAAAAAGAAATGAGTGCAAAGCAAATGCAAAAAAGTGGTTTACTCTTTGCTTGCATGAAAGAAAAGTAACAAGAACTATGTATGTAGATATATCTCTCTTGTACACTACACAAACCCCAAGAAACTGGAAAAAGTAGTAGAGAGTCAGAGGTGATGAATAATCATGATCACTCTGCTCCTTGAGTCATCTCTCTCACCCACACAAAGAGAAACTCAAAATGCCCACTAGACTTAAAAGCTCATAACACAAAATAGGATCCTGTAAACCAAAGGACAATCATCTGAGGTGCACCAcataaagaaagaaagagagcAATAAAGAGCCAAAAAAGGGCTGTGCAGAGTGTTAGAAGGATAAATGGAATGGACCCATATTAAATAAGACTCAACACAAACAGACACAAAAGAGTAAAAAACAAAGACCTACAGTGAAGTACATACATTATAGATAGATACATCAGCTGTAAGTATAGGTACAGAACATGAAGGTGATTACTGATCTTTAATGGTGCAGTGCCACTCATTTCTGTTGCAGCCTTTAAAGAGGCCAGAGGGTCCCATCTCTCCCTCctaatctttttaaaaaaaataaaaaacccaTCTTTACATTGTCCTCCTTAATACCCTTCATTATCTCTGATCAAACTTCTGTTCATGCAGAGACTTCTGAGCTCAGATTTTAAGGAAAAAGAGAGCTTTACTTTTGCTAGtacaataaagaaaagaaaagaaagcaaATGTGATGAGAAAGAAGAGTAGAAATGGTAACAAAGTTTTATACTTTCTTGCTTGAAGTCTAACAACTAAGAGGATATGGCAATTAGGTGGTGCTACAAGTTACTTGTGTGCATGTGTGTGTTTCTGCTCTGTGTGTGGTTCTATTGAATGTCAACAGTGTTCAGAAGTGAAATGAGTTCGGATGATGACGTCAGAGAAGACAAAAAATGTAATGATATGAGTTGGGTTTTGTGAGAAGATCTAATGGATAGATACACTTCGCCTGAATGTATTTATTGGTGGTGTGGTCACTGGTCAGTGGTGCCAATGCCATACAACAATTTAGTAGCtccatgtatttttatttttatttttaatgtttttcgcTGATTTGTACCGTATTACCGTCCCTTTGTGTTTACATACACGAGGAAGGGTTATTGTTcgagaattttttataaattatttatctaaacttaaaatataaataattaagtattatattattcacttgataaaaataaacaataaaccaATGTAATAATACTTGTATATAAATTAGTTTTTCTCAAATATTTACGTCCATTTAGATGACATATCTATTTAAATTTAAGacactaataaattttattttgtgatcatcatatagaataatatttttcaaatatgatttatatcattacgtaattaaatttaaaacattttttctaAGATCATCTCCAATCACAACTCTATTTTATAACAACTTTATCTTAATATTTTACCTTTTTCACTACATATCACCATTACATTTCCAACCATTATTCTAGATATTTCTTCAaactttattatataaatattatatatgtacatgCATACAATCACACATATACATAAACTCAATGTCTCAAGAAAAAAATGTGTAAAATCAAGTTGCATTGTACTTTGTTTATTATTGTTTCATATTTCATTTTTACAATGTAGTTTCAAATTTGAAACTAAATCGTTAAGTACTTCATGTATGAAGATAGATTTAAAAATGGTTGGAATCACTATTTATTAGTTTTGACTTTAGAATTAAAGACAAAATTGTCAAGACAATATTAGAGATGCCCTAACACTATTATTTATTCCCCAATTAGTTTTCTTTATTCTCACAATATCGATGTTCAATTTTGTTAGTCCTCTTCGTTGAaggtgtttaaatttttatttagacaACTAACTAGGGGTGTAATTCGGGCCGAGCGAGCCGAATTTCGAACTGGgcgtaattcgagccgagccagCTCGTTTAACTAATCAAGCCTAAATCCctacccgaactcgactcgtttaatttcacgagtcgagcggctcgtttagctaaacgagccggttttagcGAGTCGGGCgagcggctcgtttaattttacacttaatcgagcctaaatctatgcccgaactcggctcgtataatttcacgagtcaagtcgaaccggctcgtttaattaaacgagccgaaatcTTTgcccgagctcggctcgtttaactaaacgagccgagtcgagcctagttaaacgagttcgagttgggcgagctcgcgagccggcCGACTCGAAT
This region includes:
- the LOC108206331 gene encoding homeobox protein BEL1 homolog, translating into MDNDIFGVPADTVYQNPVAGSGNVLSSTLFSFLQSHPHDLTNQNQIMAGFPALSVMQVETPDELHDVHQLTSHAGFDTSNALVLKGPQPGRNVTGNTSICPPGSPSNKEADVRFMAGMHNSTTSLATLLAGRYGNHRNLNDIERLGYSGHHREVPEILGSNEYADLVQSSYGTSMDYNNDVMLGNVSCKWGSHKFAAPQSAGTVPQRIGLEAYQNMGNMDHNGWTSSENNIGSDNTSDSSKYSNGLSLSLLTSQPATLGGTTIVEHCSGMSASGLSCQSLHGKQLGIEQTSFNSKNMSSTFGKNPVQLSDFLSGGRFLSEMQEILAGIARYSLGNSGRSSCPTSAPVPEENFSFSFNLSTGRQKTVTGTIGNDLMTCEQEAAAKKKHLINLLEMVDNRYNQSLDEIHKVISAFHAVTELDPQIHARLALQTISLLYQSLRERISNYILSLGVHVNEGGSEEEERSFETSFIQKQWALQQLRQKDHQLWRPQRGLPERSVSVLRAWMFQNFLHPYPKDADKHLLAVKSGLTRSQVSNWFINARVRLWKPMIDEMYSEMNRRKICQNGDEINSQHKNRFNIDSQRFRMI